In Aureibaculum algae, the following are encoded in one genomic region:
- the dgt gene encoding dGTP triphosphohydrolase: MNHKEKWSLLLGEKRFREKSSTIKSDGRNTFENDYGRLISSAPIRRLQDKTQVFPLEESDYIRTRLTHSLEVSYLASSIGQSIENLLLKKKELEPELKGNLSSLLRVAGLVHDLGNPPFGHFGEEAIKKFFKRYFKNNKSTTLSDHEKADFENFDGNVQTFRILSKLYYFGDEYGYNLNYSSLATIIKYPSNSIDGNNQFLSKDEYNKLDLKEKKKHTFEISKKKFGFFQSEIETYKEIDKHLKLGHRRHPVVYLLESADDIAYSAADIEDGIKLGKVDLNDIERIFSKHLKENKEIVLKKLKDLREEYENEKNVDASLIVQKFRIFTQQIMIGSIVESFENHYDNIMQGKLENEIIDISAAKDIRKAYKKLQYIVFDDKSILKKEIAGWEAIYGLLDILVEASRSKSFIETGNNLESRLYKIISTSHRKVFEDIERYSNDEYKTLQLIVDFISGMTDRYAIRLFQELKGIKI, translated from the coding sequence ATGAATCATAAGGAGAAATGGAGCTTATTACTTGGAGAAAAAAGGTTTCGTGAGAAGTCTTCAACAATTAAAAGCGATGGTCGTAACACATTCGAAAACGATTATGGTCGATTAATTTCAAGTGCACCAATAAGAAGATTACAAGATAAAACACAAGTATTCCCTTTGGAAGAAAGTGATTATATTAGAACTAGATTAACACATTCTTTGGAAGTTTCATATTTAGCTAGTTCAATAGGTCAAAGTATAGAAAATTTATTATTAAAAAAGAAAGAACTTGAACCTGAACTAAAAGGAAATTTGAGCTCTCTTTTACGTGTAGCTGGTTTGGTACATGATTTAGGAAATCCACCTTTTGGTCATTTTGGAGAAGAAGCAATTAAAAAATTCTTTAAAAGATATTTCAAAAATAATAAAAGTACAACTCTTTCAGACCATGAAAAAGCAGATTTTGAAAACTTTGATGGTAATGTACAAACATTTCGAATTCTTTCTAAACTCTATTATTTCGGAGATGAATATGGATATAATTTAAATTATTCAAGTTTAGCAACTATAATAAAATATCCTTCTAATTCAATAGATGGAAACAATCAATTTTTATCTAAAGATGAATATAATAAATTAGATTTAAAAGAGAAAAAGAAGCATACTTTTGAAATTTCAAAGAAAAAATTCGGATTTTTTCAATCGGAAATAGAAACTTATAAAGAAATTGATAAACACTTGAAGCTAGGGCACAGAAGACATCCTGTTGTTTATTTATTAGAATCTGCTGATGATATTGCTTATAGTGCCGCTGATATTGAAGACGGAATTAAACTAGGAAAAGTTGATTTAAATGATATTGAGAGGATTTTTAGTAAACATTTAAAGGAAAATAAAGAAATAGTTCTAAAAAAATTAAAAGATTTAAGAGAAGAATACGAAAATGAAAAAAATGTTGATGCATCATTAATCGTTCAGAAATTTAGAATTTTTACTCAACAAATAATGATAGGTAGTATTGTTGAGTCATTTGAGAATCATTATGATAATATTATGCAAGGTAAACTTGAAAATGAAATAATTGACATCTCTGCTGCAAAAGATATTCGTAAAGCTTATAAAAAATTGCAATATATTGTATTTGATGACAAATCAATTCTAAAAAAGGAAATAGCTGGATGGGAAGCTATCTATGGTTTATTAGATATATTGGTTGAAGCCTCAAGAAGTAAATCGTTTATTGAAACTGGAAATAATTTAGAATCACGATTGTATAAAATTATTTCTACAAGTCACAGAAAAGTATTTGAGGATATTGAAAGATACTCAAATGATGAATACAAAACCTTACAATTAATTGTAGATTTCATTAGTGGAATGACAGATAGATATGCTATTAGATTATTTCAAGAACTTAAAGGAATTAAAATTTAA
- a CDS encoding nucleotide pyrophosphohydrolase, which yields MSEIKEIITELIKFRDKRDWEQFHNPKDLAVALNIEAGELLENFLWKSHEEANKDKVKEELADVFAYAFLLAEKYNFDVKEIVLEKIKKNGEKYPIDKAKGTAKKYNEL from the coding sequence ATGAGCGAAATAAAAGAAATAATTACAGAATTAATCAAATTCCGTGATAAAAGAGATTGGGAACAGTTTCATAACCCAAAAGATCTTGCCGTTGCTCTTAACATTGAAGCTGGTGAATTATTAGAAAATTTTCTATGGAAATCTCATGAGGAAGCAAATAAAGATAAGGTCAAAGAAGAATTGGCAGATGTTTTTGCTTATGCCTTTCTATTAGCCGAAAAATACAACTTTGACGTTAAGGAAATAGTTTTAGAAAAGATTAAAAAAAATGGAGAAAAGTATCCCATAGATAAAGCAAAGGGAACTGCGAAGAAGTATAACGAATTATGA
- a CDS encoding DNA/RNA helicase domain-containing protein, with amino-acid sequence MNVVNKDFQINQYQFDNDLLDELDEFHFAKELWPIVYLITDDKLKEAYVGETADTYTRMKSHLKNGDKNRLTVLHLIGSHIFNKSATLDIESNLIKYLDGDGQFKLQNGNLGLANHQYYQKKQVYWELFKSLWDQLRSKGLSRHSLEFINNSDLFKYSPYKSLTNDQKDGLMIIINNLLNDKAKHVIIEGGAGTGKTILAIFLFKLLMTDSKDFNFAEFGDEESEFIEKILQLKNKFWQPKIALVVPMSSFRKTLKKVFKNIKGLSGSMVIGPAEVTRNDYDILIVDESHRLRRRVNLGAYFGAFDKACEKLNLDKSTCTEVDFILSQSKKNVFFYDENQSIKPSDVEKSVFDKLKLDPNTHIDYLKSQFRVRGGNAYVKFVNNLLKCNIADIEGVYNSKNYELVLFRSLSEMIEEIKKKNNEIGLSRLIAGYSWPWISKKDKGLFDIKIDNVELQWNGENIDWINSPNSINEVGCIHTTQGYDLNYSGIIFGNEITYNNETNRIEIIEENYFDKYGKQSVKTKDELLNFIENIYKTILLRAIRGTYIFVCDDNLRNYFSKYIKTKGFVDETEEVKLFIEKPELKPFINAIPLYDLKAAAGAFSENQNVEDLKWIKPPKDLRISDDYFACEIVGESMNKIIPNGSICGFKKYKAGTRNGKIVLVQSTSIQDSDFGSGYTVKEYLSVKKEGVENLFHESIILRPRSYDSNYDDIILYEDELQDFKVIGIFDRVLYTNES; translated from the coding sequence ATGAATGTTGTAAATAAGGATTTTCAAATTAATCAGTATCAATTTGACAATGATTTATTGGATGAATTGGACGAATTTCATTTTGCAAAAGAACTTTGGCCAATTGTATATCTTATTACCGATGATAAGCTAAAGGAGGCCTACGTAGGTGAAACTGCTGATACATATACAAGGATGAAAAGTCACTTAAAAAATGGTGACAAAAATCGACTAACAGTATTACATTTGATTGGTAGTCATATTTTTAATAAATCAGCAACTTTAGATATAGAATCTAATTTAATTAAATATTTAGACGGCGATGGTCAATTTAAATTGCAAAATGGCAATTTAGGATTGGCAAATCATCAGTATTATCAAAAGAAACAAGTCTATTGGGAATTGTTCAAATCTCTTTGGGATCAACTTAGGTCAAAAGGTCTTTCTAGACACTCGTTAGAGTTTATTAATAACTCTGATTTATTTAAATACTCACCTTATAAATCTTTAACAAATGACCAAAAGGATGGGTTAATGATTATTATAAACAACCTACTGAATGACAAAGCAAAACATGTAATTATTGAAGGTGGTGCAGGTACTGGTAAGACCATTTTAGCTATTTTTCTTTTTAAATTGTTAATGACGGATAGTAAAGATTTTAATTTCGCTGAGTTTGGTGATGAAGAGTCTGAATTTATTGAAAAAATACTTCAATTAAAGAATAAATTTTGGCAACCAAAAATAGCATTGGTTGTGCCCATGTCTTCTTTCAGAAAAACACTTAAAAAAGTGTTTAAAAATATAAAAGGATTATCTGGTAGTATGGTCATAGGTCCAGCAGAAGTTACAAGAAACGACTACGATATTTTAATTGTTGATGAGTCTCATAGACTGAGAAGACGTGTAAATCTCGGAGCTTATTTTGGTGCATTTGATAAGGCGTGTGAAAAATTAAATTTAGATAAATCTACTTGTACTGAAGTTGATTTTATATTGAGTCAATCTAAAAAAAATGTGTTTTTTTATGATGAAAATCAGTCTATTAAGCCTTCAGATGTTGAAAAATCAGTTTTCGATAAATTAAAATTAGATCCAAATACTCATATTGATTATTTAAAATCTCAATTCAGAGTTCGAGGAGGTAACGCTTATGTGAAGTTCGTAAATAATCTATTGAAATGTAACATTGCAGACATTGAAGGTGTTTATAATTCTAAAAATTACGAATTAGTATTATTTCGTTCTTTGTCTGAAATGATTGAGGAAATTAAGAAAAAAAATAATGAAATAGGCTTATCAAGACTTATTGCAGGTTATTCATGGCCTTGGATTTCTAAAAAAGACAAAGGTTTATTCGACATTAAAATTGATAATGTAGAATTACAATGGAATGGAGAAAATATTGATTGGATAAATTCACCAAATTCAATTAATGAAGTAGGTTGTATACATACTACACAAGGTTATGATTTGAATTATTCTGGAATTATTTTTGGAAATGAAATAACCTATAATAATGAGACTAATAGAATTGAGATAATAGAAGAAAATTACTTTGATAAATATGGTAAACAATCGGTTAAAACCAAAGATGAATTATTAAATTTCATTGAGAATATTTATAAAACAATCTTGCTAAGAGCAATCAGAGGTACTTATATTTTTGTTTGTGATGATAATTTACGAAATTACTTTTCTAAATATATTAAGACTAAAGGTTTTGTTGATGAGACAGAAGAAGTAAAGCTATTTATTGAGAAACCTGAACTTAAACCATTCATAAATGCAATCCCTCTATATGATTTAAAAGCTGCGGCTGGAGCATTCAGTGAAAATCAAAATGTTGAAGATTTAAAATGGATTAAACCTCCGAAAGATTTAAGAATTTCTGATGATTATTTTGCTTGTGAAATTGTAGGAGAATCAATGAATAAAATTATTCCAAATGGTTCTATTTGCGGTTTTAAAAAATATAAAGCAGGAACAAGAAATGGAAAAATTGTATTGGTTCAATCAACCAGTATTCAAGATTCAGATTTTGGTTCAGGATATACTGTTAAAGAATATTTAAGTGTTAAGAAAGAAGGTGTTGAAAATTTGTTCCATGAATCTATTATTTTAAGACCACGTTCTTATGATTCAAATTATGACGATATAATACTTTATGAAGATGAATTGCAAGATTTTAAAGTAATAGGGATATTTGATAGAGTTCTTTACACTAATGAATCTTAA